The following proteins are co-located in the Pontiella desulfatans genome:
- a CDS encoding PQQ-binding-like beta-propeller repeat protein has product MMKTTLVLTTALMAASAFGSAITSIETGHTICKVRTAQKNGASFMVASDYDGTIMAVSPKGSVGWKNELSGFMNHDLWCADITGDKTDEILAANADGHLYCLDANGNLLWRFKASDAPMNAVCVVRKGGVPYIVCGSYDMNIYYLSPEGSLVKAIESKLYSKEKPWGKSDKILPEANKHVANFIRPIRRKTGGDAIAVHAAIWSTGAAGHLYCFEPLEEKPFNKVTKLSGGVGELRTADLDGDGNDEVLTGATSMIQDAYVGTFDIDEARQKQFGIQQLKNKVDGFGYRVVQPELVKEGKNAMLFVLFGSKILLLPTDLDDVDAKEAEVLANRFSYNDMWKPEGKNLIVLASAQSGGSCIHIINLDDPDWKHEYAALQPPGNITAIINKTAEAREQLQSFKKPSWEKDVPPVTFMTDNRDHPAIAEIEANHTSPVFMNGKHLPRVEDVDRSSFDEVYRKKRDRRKKYILSSDGMVKEIAANFDGAPGIAYWGGHGNDPFQTSLQTQKKIFDMAREKGKKVVTIYPELEQHDEHFAWVLENHFYPMAQHARGKNCNIFIRTKHGFWNGIVYLPMWSKLISGEYADVFVPALEETTDKTMEQSVAARLGIWAAGSVDQWGARCARDNTSFDRTRQHSHQELPNHFLRQMIYNISCGATYLNNFPVDQDYMSILWELIAKGALYVPGRSELVSLSPVHLGMTTPDERFLDTGNNVKWMTFFNQQEEDANPMVFGRLNGSWPGAPNTEWDFSRYAAGVNDRRLNYLPPYPNGIVMMTPPQTGTFADPSAPRGKLADHLHPMYKGILKEYITDGRNYISADGTQTFKADEYYKTIETDIIDGAKHLPVTVSGDVAWVCAQTSPTHLRLTLIDGGYIDPSAKTATVKLQNIKATKMTDLLSKETFDLSDPSAIKVGIDCGLFRFIDIELTQPFTGK; this is encoded by the coding sequence ATGATGAAAACGACACTTGTTCTAACCACGGCGCTGATGGCCGCCTCGGCGTTCGGTTCCGCCATTACGAGCATCGAAACCGGCCACACGATCTGCAAGGTGCGAACGGCGCAGAAGAACGGGGCCTCCTTCATGGTCGCCAGCGACTACGATGGAACCATCATGGCCGTTTCGCCGAAAGGTTCCGTTGGCTGGAAAAACGAACTCTCCGGCTTCATGAACCACGACCTGTGGTGCGCGGACATCACCGGCGACAAGACCGATGAAATCCTGGCCGCCAACGCCGATGGCCACCTCTATTGCCTGGACGCCAACGGCAACCTGCTCTGGCGGTTCAAGGCCAGCGACGCGCCAATGAATGCCGTCTGCGTGGTGCGCAAAGGCGGCGTGCCCTACATCGTCTGCGGCAGCTACGACATGAACATATACTACCTCTCGCCGGAGGGCTCGCTGGTCAAGGCCATCGAATCCAAGCTCTATTCGAAGGAGAAGCCCTGGGGCAAGTCCGACAAGATCCTGCCGGAAGCCAACAAGCACGTCGCCAACTTCATCCGCCCGATCCGGCGCAAAACGGGCGGCGACGCCATCGCGGTGCACGCAGCCATCTGGAGCACCGGCGCCGCCGGCCATCTCTACTGCTTCGAACCGTTGGAGGAAAAACCGTTCAACAAGGTCACGAAGCTCTCCGGCGGGGTCGGCGAGCTCCGGACCGCCGACCTGGACGGCGACGGCAACGACGAGGTCTTGACGGGCGCCACGTCCATGATCCAGGACGCGTATGTCGGCACCTTCGACATCGATGAAGCCCGGCAGAAACAATTCGGCATCCAGCAGCTCAAGAACAAGGTCGATGGCTTCGGCTATCGCGTGGTCCAGCCCGAGCTGGTCAAGGAAGGAAAGAACGCCATGCTCTTCGTTCTGTTCGGCTCCAAGATCCTCCTGCTGCCCACCGATCTGGATGACGTGGATGCCAAAGAGGCCGAGGTGCTCGCAAACCGTTTTTCATACAACGACATGTGGAAGCCCGAGGGCAAGAACCTCATCGTGCTCGCCAGCGCCCAGAGCGGCGGCAGCTGCATCCACATCATCAACCTCGACGACCCAGACTGGAAACACGAATATGCCGCCCTCCAACCACCCGGCAACATCACCGCCATCATCAACAAGACCGCCGAAGCCCGCGAACAACTCCAGTCGTTCAAGAAACCTTCATGGGAAAAGGACGTCCCGCCCGTCACCTTCATGACCGACAACCGGGACCACCCGGCCATTGCCGAAATCGAAGCCAACCACACAAGCCCGGTCTTCATGAACGGCAAACACCTTCCGCGCGTGGAAGACGTCGATCGCTCCTCCTTCGACGAAGTCTACCGGAAGAAGCGCGACCGTCGCAAAAAATACATCCTCTCCAGCGATGGGATGGTCAAGGAGATCGCCGCAAACTTCGACGGGGCGCCGGGCATCGCCTACTGGGGCGGCCACGGCAACGATCCCTTCCAGACCAGCCTTCAGACCCAGAAAAAGATTTTCGACATGGCCCGGGAAAAGGGCAAGAAGGTCGTCACCATCTATCCCGAGCTCGAACAGCACGACGAGCACTTTGCCTGGGTGCTGGAAAACCATTTCTATCCGATGGCGCAACATGCACGGGGCAAGAACTGCAACATCTTCATCCGGACCAAGCATGGTTTCTGGAACGGCATCGTCTACCTGCCGATGTGGTCGAAGCTCATCTCCGGCGAATATGCCGATGTGTTTGTTCCGGCGTTGGAGGAAACCACCGACAAAACCATGGAGCAGAGCGTGGCCGCGCGCCTGGGCATCTGGGCCGCCGGATCGGTCGATCAATGGGGTGCCCGCTGCGCGCGCGACAACACCAGCTTCGACCGCACGCGCCAGCATTCCCACCAGGAGTTGCCCAACCATTTCCTGCGCCAGATGATCTACAACATTTCCTGCGGCGCCACCTACCTCAACAACTTCCCGGTCGACCAGGACTACATGTCCATCCTCTGGGAACTGATCGCCAAGGGCGCGCTCTATGTCCCCGGCCGCAGCGAGCTCGTCAGCCTCTCGCCGGTGCACCTCGGCATGACCACGCCGGACGAGCGCTTCCTCGACACCGGCAACAACGTGAAGTGGATGACCTTCTTCAACCAGCAAGAAGAGGATGCCAACCCGATGGTCTTCGGCCGCCTCAACGGAAGCTGGCCGGGCGCGCCGAATACGGAGTGGGACTTCTCGCGCTATGCCGCCGGCGTGAACGACCGCCGCCTCAACTATCTGCCGCCCTACCCCAACGGCATCGTCATGATGACCCCGCCGCAGACCGGCACGTTTGCCGACCCGTCCGCCCCGCGCGGCAAACTGGCCGACCACCTCCACCCGATGTACAAGGGCATCCTGAAGGAATACATCACCGATGGGCGCAACTATATCTCCGCCGACGGCACCCAGACCTTCAAAGCCGATGAATATTACAAGACCATCGAAACCGACATCATCGACGGTGCCAAGCATCTGCCGGTCACGGTCTCCGGCGACGTGGCGTGGGTCTGTGCGCAGACCTCCCCCACCCACCTGCGCCTGACGCTCATCGACGGCGGCTACATCGACCCCTCCGCCAAAACCGCCACCGTCAAACTCCAGAATATCAAAGCAACGAAAATGACCGACCTGCTCAGCAAGGAAACCTTCGACCTCTCCGATCCGTCGGCCATAAAGGTCGGCATCGACTGTGGCCTCTTCCGCTTCATCGACATCGAACTCACCCAGCCCTTCACCGGGAAATAG
- a CDS encoding alpha-1,3-galactosidase-related protein, translating into MKTLITCTIALGALVAEGRIVNVAEHGIVPGQDGTYALNSLIKSIENEPGVTLSFPKGDYEFHAENALEMHRAVANHDNGLKRMVFPLFNHRNITIEGNGSMFMMHGRVVPFTIERVEGITLRNFSIDWAQSFHAELKCIERDVEKKAAVFELDEKRYPHKIKNGQLLFDRMGQEDPIGSNMVWDPETRAPIYDTDRYALNSWKPIKVSKPGKNRIKIEGGFKKEPPPVGTILVAHGVHPTSRLCPAIHVTNSKDLKIENVVVHDAGGMGLIVERTENITLDGMKVTSTEERIVSTRADATHYIGCKGLIKVENCVFEHMLDDAINVHGAYVPVAEYLGNKELLCNISHFQQWGLTFGEPGDKVCLMSRLTVLPLFETTIEDIRILNEHRFVLTLKEVPEVMPNVPLSVENLTWYPDLVFRKNIVRENRARSILVTTKGKVLIEDNHLSSQMHGILIEGDNNKWYESGAVEDVVIRNNEFVNIGFACDNRYPLLASPLFNDTQHMGEGRYHRNIKFIDNTIRSFNGHMVEARSCEGLTISGNKMVFSTDYPAIEEGEAIKLDYCSNVSIVKNDAEGFAPLRITQTVDTESVTIKKNTGFQAAEGMKAAKN; encoded by the coding sequence ATGAAAACACTGATAACTTGCACCATTGCCTTGGGGGCACTCGTGGCGGAAGGCCGCATCGTCAACGTGGCCGAACACGGCATTGTACCCGGGCAAGACGGCACGTATGCCCTGAACAGTTTAATCAAGAGCATCGAAAACGAACCGGGCGTCACGCTGAGCTTCCCGAAAGGGGACTACGAGTTCCATGCCGAAAACGCGCTCGAAATGCACCGCGCCGTGGCCAACCACGACAACGGCCTCAAGCGCATGGTCTTTCCACTGTTCAACCACCGGAACATCACCATCGAGGGCAACGGCTCGATGTTCATGATGCACGGCCGCGTGGTTCCGTTCACCATCGAACGTGTTGAAGGAATAACGCTCAGGAATTTTTCCATCGATTGGGCACAGTCCTTCCACGCCGAACTCAAATGCATCGAGCGTGATGTGGAAAAGAAAGCCGCCGTGTTCGAACTGGATGAAAAACGCTACCCCCACAAAATCAAGAACGGGCAGCTGCTGTTCGACCGCATGGGGCAGGAAGACCCGATTGGTTCCAACATGGTCTGGGATCCGGAAACCCGGGCGCCCATCTACGACACCGACCGCTACGCCCTCAACAGCTGGAAGCCGATCAAGGTTTCCAAGCCCGGCAAGAACCGGATCAAGATCGAGGGGGGCTTCAAGAAGGAGCCGCCGCCGGTCGGCACCATCCTCGTGGCCCACGGCGTCCATCCGACCAGCCGCCTTTGCCCGGCGATCCACGTGACCAACTCGAAAGACCTGAAGATCGAGAACGTCGTCGTCCACGATGCCGGCGGCATGGGGCTCATCGTCGAGCGCACCGAAAACATTACGCTCGACGGCATGAAGGTCACCTCCACCGAGGAGCGCATCGTTTCCACCCGCGCCGACGCCACGCACTACATCGGTTGCAAGGGCCTGATCAAGGTCGAAAACTGCGTGTTCGAGCACATGCTCGACGACGCCATCAACGTGCACGGCGCGTATGTGCCGGTGGCGGAATACCTGGGCAACAAGGAACTCCTCTGCAACATCAGCCACTTCCAGCAATGGGGCCTGACCTTCGGCGAACCCGGCGACAAGGTTTGCCTGATGTCGCGGTTGACCGTCCTGCCCTTGTTCGAAACCACGATTGAAGACATCCGCATCCTCAACGAACACCGTTTTGTCCTGACGCTCAAGGAGGTTCCCGAGGTCATGCCGAATGTGCCCCTTTCGGTCGAAAACCTGACGTGGTATCCGGATCTGGTTTTCCGCAAGAACATCGTCCGCGAAAACCGCGCGCGCAGCATCCTGGTCACGACCAAGGGCAAGGTGCTGATCGAAGACAACCACCTCTCCTCGCAGATGCACGGCATCCTGATCGAGGGCGACAACAACAAGTGGTACGAGTCCGGCGCGGTGGAAGACGTGGTGATCCGCAACAACGAGTTCGTCAACATTGGCTTTGCGTGCGACAACCGCTATCCCCTGCTCGCCTCCCCGCTGTTCAACGACACCCAGCACATGGGCGAAGGCCGCTACCACCGCAACATTAAGTTCATCGACAACACCATCCGCAGCTTCAACGGCCACATGGTGGAGGCGCGCTCCTGCGAAGGCCTCACCATCTCCGGCAACAAAATGGTCTTCAGCACCGACTACCCCGCCATCGAGGAAGGCGAAGCCATCAAGCTCGACTACTGCAGCAACGTCAGCATCGTCAAGAACGACGCGGAAGGCTTTGCCCCGCTGCGCATCACGCAGACGGTGGATACCGAAAGCGTAACGATCAAAAAGAACACCGGGTTCCAGGCCGCCGAGGGAATGAAGGCGGCGAAAAACTGA
- a CDS encoding sulfatase, translated as MKKQIVLLITLSAIAALAAPPPRNVLLLCIDDLRPELKAFGADYVESPNIDRLAELGRPFHRHYVNAPSCGPSRCTLLTGRYGAPGNDALFKRAAQVEKEPASVPPSMPEWFRTHGYTTVSVGKVSHHPGGRGGNDWNDDSKIEIPNAWSRHLMPCGEWETPVGAMHGLAHGEIRKQAGKMDLFQSTAGPDTIYPDGLIAEEGIRQLGELAEAGKPFFLAIGLIKPHLPFGAPAKYMEPYNGVQLPPVPHPEKPQGKTTWHSSGEFMKYNRWGKDPRTDPAFSEEVRRHYAACVTYADKHVGDILAALKATGADKNTIVVVWGDHGWHLGEHAIWGKHSLFEEALHSPLIVYYPGIGHPGAKTDAVVETLDLFPTLCDLTGVEKPTFAQGESLLPQLNDPSAAGHTALAYRADKATLRTDTHRIIVHQKDGFVELYDHTSPEKETLNIAEKQPELVAKLKTLLEAKR; from the coding sequence ATGAAAAAACAGATCGTTTTGCTAATTACACTATCCGCCATTGCTGCCCTTGCCGCCCCCCCGCCCCGGAACGTCCTATTGCTGTGCATCGACGACCTGCGCCCGGAGCTGAAAGCGTTCGGGGCGGACTATGTCGAGTCGCCCAACATCGACCGGTTGGCGGAGCTGGGCCGCCCGTTCCACCGCCACTATGTCAACGCCCCGAGCTGCGGCCCGTCGCGCTGCACGCTGCTAACCGGCCGCTATGGCGCGCCCGGCAACGACGCCCTGTTCAAACGCGCCGCGCAAGTGGAAAAGGAACCGGCCTCGGTTCCGCCGAGCATGCCGGAATGGTTCCGCACCCACGGCTACACCACGGTGTCCGTCGGCAAGGTTTCGCACCATCCCGGCGGGCGCGGGGGAAACGATTGGAACGATGATTCGAAGATTGAAATCCCGAATGCGTGGTCGCGGCACCTGATGCCGTGCGGCGAGTGGGAAACCCCCGTTGGCGCCATGCACGGCCTGGCCCATGGCGAAATCCGCAAGCAGGCCGGCAAAATGGATCTGTTCCAAAGCACGGCAGGCCCCGACACCATCTATCCCGACGGGCTGATTGCCGAGGAGGGCATCAGGCAGCTCGGCGAGCTTGCGGAAGCGGGCAAGCCGTTCTTCCTCGCCATCGGCCTCATCAAGCCCCACCTGCCGTTCGGCGCGCCGGCAAAATACATGGAACCCTATAACGGCGTGCAGCTCCCGCCGGTTCCGCATCCGGAAAAGCCGCAGGGAAAAACCACTTGGCACAGCTCCGGCGAATTCATGAAATACAACCGCTGGGGCAAGGACCCGCGCACAGACCCCGCCTTTTCCGAAGAGGTGCGCCGGCACTATGCCGCCTGCGTCACCTATGCCGACAAGCATGTCGGCGACATTCTGGCCGCCCTGAAGGCAACCGGCGCAGACAAAAACACCATCGTCGTGGTCTGGGGCGACCACGGCTGGCACCTGGGCGAACATGCGATCTGGGGCAAGCACAGCCTCTTCGAGGAAGCGCTCCACTCGCCGCTCATCGTCTACTATCCGGGCATCGGCCATCCCGGCGCAAAAACCGATGCCGTGGTGGAAACGCTCGACCTCTTCCCGACGTTGTGCGACCTCACCGGCGTTGAAAAACCAACCTTTGCCCAAGGCGAATCGTTGCTGCCGCAGCTCAACGACCCCTCCGCCGCCGGCCACACCGCCCTCGCCTACCGCGCCGACAAAGCAACGCTACGCACCGACACCCACCGCATCATCGTGCACCAGAAAGACGGCTTCGTTGAACTCTACGACCACACCTCCCCCGAAAAAGAAACCCTCAACATTGCCGAAAAGCAGCCGGAGCTCGTGGCTAAGCTGAAAACGCTGCTGGAGGCGAAGCGTTGA
- a CDS encoding putative Ig domain-containing protein, which translates to MANAMVKQVGKEAHANDASLVYDPPCGEGKYILTPPASPRPRLHGPAVFGVRPGAPFLYTIPATGEKPIRYSVVGLPAGLRVDAQSGVVSGTIEDRTPREYALTLKAENERGTAEKPFTIFVGDTICLTPPMGWNSWNCWQGDVSQKHVYDSAVSMVTQGLRDVGWSYINIDDAWQGLRGGEFNAIQPDPDKFPDIQAMCNEIHALGLKVGIYSTPWVTTYAGRIGGSSDTPEGEWSKEVHAPDDYRPSKVSYRVAPYVFDENDAAQWAAWGIDYLKYDWRPNDPESTIRMAEALKGCGRDVVYSLSNGAPIEHAELYGRIANCWRTAGDLKDRWDQDGCHLNIIEQWEQHRNWIEQGMRGGPGHFPDPDMLVVGELVTSHEAEHAIAPSQLTPDEQYSHISLWVLWAAPLLIGCPIETLDAFTLNLLTNSEVLEVHQDSVAVPGISVRIQDGIEIVVKELADGGKAIGLFNLNDEAQVVTLDWREAGLEGKQTLRDLWRQTDLGVFEDRFSARVRSHGVVLIRTQ; encoded by the coding sequence ATGGCCAATGCGATGGTCAAACAGGTTGGGAAGGAAGCACACGCCAACGACGCGTCGTTGGTCTACGATCCACCGTGCGGGGAGGGGAAATATATACTGACCCCGCCCGCATCGCCCCGGCCGCGCCTCCATGGGCCGGCGGTCTTCGGAGTCCGCCCCGGCGCGCCCTTCCTCTACACCATTCCGGCAACCGGGGAAAAACCGATCCGCTATTCCGTGGTGGGCCTTCCCGCCGGATTGCGCGTCGATGCGCAATCCGGCGTGGTTTCCGGAACCATCGAGGACCGCACGCCGCGTGAATATGCCCTGACGCTGAAAGCGGAAAACGAACGGGGAACCGCCGAAAAACCCTTCACCATTTTCGTGGGCGACACGATCTGCCTGACGCCGCCGATGGGCTGGAACTCCTGGAACTGCTGGCAGGGCGATGTGAGCCAGAAGCATGTGTACGACTCGGCCGTCTCCATGGTGACCCAGGGACTCCGCGACGTTGGATGGAGCTACATCAACATCGACGATGCGTGGCAGGGCCTGCGCGGCGGCGAATTCAACGCCATCCAGCCCGATCCCGACAAGTTTCCCGACATCCAGGCGATGTGCAACGAAATCCATGCGCTGGGCCTCAAGGTCGGGATCTATTCAACGCCGTGGGTCACCACCTATGCCGGCCGCATCGGCGGTTCGTCCGACACGCCCGAAGGCGAGTGGAGCAAGGAGGTCCATGCCCCGGACGACTATCGCCCCTCGAAGGTGTCCTACCGGGTTGCCCCCTATGTGTTCGATGAAAACGATGCGGCGCAGTGGGCCGCCTGGGGGATCGACTATCTGAAGTACGACTGGAGGCCGAACGATCCCGAAAGCACGATCCGCATGGCCGAGGCGCTCAAGGGCTGCGGGCGCGATGTGGTCTATTCCCTCTCCAACGGTGCGCCCATCGAGCATGCCGAACTCTATGGCCGCATTGCCAACTGCTGGCGCACCGCAGGCGATCTGAAAGACCGGTGGGACCAGGACGGGTGCCACCTCAACATTATCGAACAGTGGGAGCAGCACCGCAACTGGATCGAGCAGGGTATGCGCGGCGGTCCCGGCCATTTCCCGGATCCGGATATGCTCGTGGTCGGCGAGTTGGTGACCAGCCACGAAGCCGAGCATGCCATTGCGCCATCCCAGCTGACCCCCGATGAGCAGTACAGCCACATTTCGTTGTGGGTGCTCTGGGCGGCGCCGCTTTTGATCGGCTGCCCGATCGAAACCCTGGATGCCTTTACGCTCAACCTGCTGACCAACTCCGAGGTGCTCGAGGTGCACCAGGATTCCGTCGCCGTGCCCGGCATCTCGGTGCGCATCCAGGATGGTATCGAAATCGTCGTGAAGGAGCTGGCCGATGGCGGCAAGGCGATCGGCCTGTTCAATCTCAACGACGAGGCGCAGGTGGTGACGCTCGATTGGCGGGAGGCCGGCCTTGAAGGCAAGCAAACCCTCCGCGACCTTTGGCGGCAAACCGACCTCGGTGTTTTTGAAGATCGGTTCAGCGCGCGCGTCCGTTCGCACGGAGTAGTGTTGATTCGAACCCAATAA
- a CDS encoding sulfatase family protein: MKMFRSLALFPLFIGLAVSAAQRPNVVIIYGDDVGFADIGINGSVMIPTPNIDQLALEGLNFTDGHCSAATCTPSRFSMLTGLLAFRHNARVLPPDAPLLIPTDKLTLPKLFKQAGYHTAVIGKWHLGIGTPGVQTDWNGDVKPGPLEIGFDYSFLLPSTNDRVPCVYLRNHRVVNHDPNDPIHVGKTLNDVQKPGSTQYPDGRTNRESMTVYQSTHGHNDSVINGIGRIGYMSGGKAALWDEQTISDVFVDEAHAYIKEHRKEPFFLYFASQDIHVPRYPHPRFQGATQLGHRGDAMVAFDWTVGQIMRALKKYDLEQNTIVIFSSDNGPVYDDGYADGTTVLCSQEESDRGHDASSVWRGGKYQIYEGGTRVPFIIRWPAKIKPGLSPAMVNQVDFMASFAHLLGVELPENEAIDSRNILPAFLGETKVGHQYMVEESFGLALRDRHWKYIEPVQPKWPQGRDPIEESLHDLNADPAEQVNFAPLHPEKAENMKAILNKLRTGTGARGTIQ, encoded by the coding sequence ATGAAGATGTTTCGTTCACTGGCACTGTTTCCCTTGTTTATTGGCTTGGCGGTCTCTGCGGCGCAGAGGCCCAACGTGGTCATCATCTATGGCGACGACGTTGGCTTTGCCGACATCGGCATCAACGGCTCGGTCATGATTCCAACGCCGAACATCGACCAGCTGGCCCTGGAAGGGCTCAACTTTACCGACGGCCACTGCTCGGCGGCCACCTGCACGCCGTCGCGCTTCTCGATGCTCACCGGCCTCCTGGCCTTCCGCCACAACGCGCGCGTGCTGCCGCCCGACGCCCCGCTGCTCATCCCGACCGACAAGCTGACGCTGCCCAAGCTGTTCAAGCAGGCCGGCTACCACACCGCCGTCATCGGCAAGTGGCACCTCGGCATCGGAACCCCGGGCGTCCAGACCGACTGGAACGGCGACGTCAAGCCCGGGCCGCTCGAGATCGGCTTCGACTATTCCTTCCTGCTGCCCTCCACCAACGACCGCGTCCCGTGCGTCTACCTCCGCAACCACCGCGTTGTCAACCACGACCCCAACGATCCGATTCACGTCGGCAAAACGCTCAACGATGTTCAGAAACCCGGCAGCACGCAATATCCCGATGGCCGAACCAACCGCGAGTCCATGACCGTCTACCAGAGCACCCACGGGCACAACGACAGCGTCATCAACGGCATCGGCCGCATCGGCTACATGTCCGGCGGAAAGGCCGCGCTATGGGACGAGCAAACCATCTCCGATGTCTTTGTCGACGAAGCCCACGCCTACATCAAGGAGCACAGGAAGGAGCCCTTTTTCCTCTACTTCGCCTCGCAGGATATCCACGTTCCGCGCTATCCGCACCCGCGCTTCCAGGGCGCCACCCAGCTCGGCCACCGCGGCGACGCCATGGTGGCGTTCGACTGGACGGTCGGCCAGATCATGCGCGCGCTCAAGAAATACGACCTCGAGCAAAACACCATCGTCATCTTTTCCTCCGACAACGGCCCCGTCTACGACGACGGCTATGCCGACGGCACCACGGTGCTCTGCTCGCAGGAGGAATCCGACCGCGGGCACGATGCCTCCAGCGTCTGGCGCGGCGGAAAATACCAGATCTACGAAGGCGGCACCCGCGTACCGTTCATCATCCGCTGGCCCGCCAAGATCAAGCCCGGCCTCTCCCCGGCCATGGTAAACCAGGTCGACTTCATGGCCTCCTTCGCCCACCTGCTCGGCGTCGAGCTGCCCGAAAACGAAGCCATCGACAGCCGCAATATCCTCCCCGCCTTCCTCGGGGAGACCAAGGTTGGCCACCAATACATGGTCGAGGAATCCTTTGGCCTCGCCCTGCGCGACCGCCACTGGAAATATATCGAACCCGTCCAGCCCAAATGGCCCCAGGGCCGCGACCCCATCGAGGAATCGCTGCACGACCTCAACGCCGATCCCGCCGAGCAAGTCAACTTTGCCCCGCTCCATCCCGAAAAGGCCGAAAACATGAAAGCCATCCTCAATAAACTACGCACCGGAACCGGCGCCCGCGGAACGATTCAGTAG